In Methylotenera mobilis JLW8, the following are encoded in one genomic region:
- a CDS encoding glycosyltransferase, which translates to MINKTKRYLIPLFFAVLVAAIHFSLWYISNRALPLINAPAIVNGFAFSGYQENQSPLRKEYPSTAELEKDLRLLKPLTNRVRIYGALENSEVTALASNLGFYVTAGAWLGSDASANYREIEALNAKIKIYPKIERAIVGNEVLLRNDLTPDQLIGYIEEVRKTTKLPVSTAEPWHVWLKNPELVKHVDFIAVHLLPYHEGVPVDSAVEYSLKRYQELMDVYPRKKIVITEIGWPSNGPTLGAAVASKVNQALFVREFLAKTAHKNYDYYLMEAFDQPWKKELEGWAGAYWGMFDAERHEKYSLQGAVPKDDRWKEKALWATLLGLLPIFFIAYRFRHWGLRARISMAVLLQACITTLVVAWNLPGDYYYTMKDFVVLIALLVGMGLTSAVLMIYAVEFSEVMFKKGWNRAYKRAKPLPANDELFVSVHLACYNEPPEMVITTIESLAKLNYTNFEVIVVDNNTKDEAKWKPLEAYMAKMPENFKFFHLPQWPGFKAGALNFALEQTNPNAQVVGVVDADYEVTPDWLSDLVPHFLEQKVAVVQAPQAHRDWEHSFFRSMGNWEFEGFFRIGMHHRHERNALIQHGTMTLVRYQALMASGKWSEWCICEDTELGLRLLEDGYELRYIDDTFGRGLTPVDFKALKSQRFRWAFGAMQILKRHLPKLLGNSTLTFGQRYHFLTGWFGWLGEALQLGFTIGSIGWSVAMLAFPEEASLPVSLMITTIICFLVIKAIMGPMLYIKTMTCRWIDIFGASIASLGLSHAIARGIISGIVKKDGVFKVTAKGKGLKKANWFDWIAPIQEELFLLTALILCSVAMLATRGVTNSDAQIWVAMLSLQALPYLSAVACQIISKRENG; encoded by the coding sequence ATGATTAACAAAACTAAACGCTATTTAATTCCACTTTTTTTCGCAGTGCTGGTGGCCGCGATTCATTTTAGTCTTTGGTACATTTCCAATCGCGCATTACCTTTGATTAATGCACCAGCGATTGTGAACGGCTTTGCCTTCAGTGGATATCAAGAAAACCAGAGTCCATTAAGAAAAGAGTACCCAAGTACGGCAGAGTTGGAAAAAGACTTACGTCTACTCAAGCCTTTGACTAACCGCGTCCGTATCTATGGTGCGCTTGAGAATAGTGAAGTCACTGCGCTGGCTTCTAATCTAGGCTTTTATGTGACGGCCGGTGCATGGCTGGGTAGTGATGCGTCTGCAAACTATCGTGAAATTGAGGCGTTGAATGCCAAGATTAAAATCTACCCAAAAATTGAGCGTGCCATTGTAGGTAATGAGGTGTTACTACGTAATGACCTGACGCCAGATCAGTTGATTGGTTATATTGAAGAGGTACGTAAAACCACGAAATTGCCAGTTTCTACCGCAGAGCCTTGGCATGTCTGGCTAAAAAATCCAGAATTGGTCAAACACGTTGACTTTATTGCGGTGCACTTGCTGCCTTACCATGAAGGCGTGCCGGTAGATAGCGCGGTGGAATACTCCCTGAAGCGTTATCAGGAGCTAATGGATGTGTACCCAAGAAAAAAAATCGTGATTACGGAAATCGGTTGGCCTAGCAATGGGCCTACATTAGGTGCTGCGGTTGCATCCAAGGTGAACCAAGCGCTGTTTGTACGTGAGTTTTTGGCTAAAACTGCGCATAAAAATTATGATTATTATTTAATGGAAGCATTTGACCAGCCATGGAAAAAAGAGCTGGAAGGTTGGGCTGGTGCGTATTGGGGTATGTTTGACGCTGAGCGTCATGAGAAGTACTCCTTGCAGGGTGCTGTACCTAAAGATGACCGCTGGAAGGAGAAGGCCTTATGGGCGACCTTGCTAGGATTGTTGCCTATATTCTTTATTGCTTATCGTTTTAGGCATTGGGGTTTGCGTGCGCGTATCTCTATGGCCGTGTTGCTGCAAGCTTGTATTACAACTCTGGTAGTTGCTTGGAACCTGCCTGGTGACTACTACTATACGATGAAGGATTTTGTCGTATTGATCGCGCTACTGGTTGGTATGGGCTTAACATCAGCCGTATTGATGATTTACGCAGTAGAGTTCAGTGAGGTGATGTTTAAAAAAGGCTGGAACCGTGCCTACAAGCGTGCGAAACCGTTACCTGCCAACGATGAATTGTTTGTCTCTGTACATCTGGCCTGCTACAACGAGCCGCCGGAGATGGTGATTACCACTATTGAAAGCTTGGCTAAACTCAACTACACCAATTTTGAAGTGATTGTGGTTGATAACAACACTAAAGATGAAGCCAAATGGAAACCGCTTGAAGCTTATATGGCAAAAATGCCGGAGAATTTTAAATTCTTCCATCTGCCACAGTGGCCGGGCTTTAAGGCTGGTGCTTTAAACTTTGCCTTAGAGCAAACCAATCCTAATGCGCAAGTGGTAGGGGTGGTAGATGCTGACTATGAGGTGACGCCTGATTGGCTGTCTGACTTGGTGCCGCATTTCCTTGAGCAAAAAGTTGCCGTAGTGCAGGCGCCGCAGGCACATAGGGATTGGGAGCATAGCTTCTTCCGCAGTATGGGTAACTGGGAGTTCGAAGGCTTTTTCCGTATAGGTATGCACCATAGGCACGAACGTAATGCGTTGATTCAGCATGGTACGATGACCTTGGTGCGATACCAGGCGCTAATGGCTAGCGGCAAATGGTCTGAGTGGTGCATCTGTGAAGATACCGAGTTAGGTTTGCGCCTGCTGGAAGACGGTTACGAACTACGCTACATTGATGATACGTTTGGACGTGGCCTAACACCAGTAGACTTTAAAGCGCTGAAGTCACAACGGTTCCGCTGGGCGTTTGGTGCGATGCAGATTCTCAAGCGCCACTTACCTAAGCTACTAGGAAATTCAACCCTTACATTTGGCCAGCGTTATCACTTTTTAACCGGTTGGTTTGGTTGGTTGGGCGAGGCTCTGCAGTTAGGCTTCACCATAGGTTCAATCGGCTGGTCAGTCGCCATGCTGGCGTTCCCAGAAGAGGCGAGCTTGCCAGTTTCGCTGATGATTACCACCATTATTTGCTTCTTGGTGATTAAAGCGATTATGGGCCCGATGCTGTATATCAAAACCATGACCTGCCGATGGATTGATATCTTTGGTGCATCGATTGCTAGTTTGGGGCTTTCACATGCGATTGCGCGAGGCATTATCAGCGGCATCGTTAAAAAAGACGGTGTATTTAAGGTAACAGCAAAAGGCAAAGGGCTCAAAAAAGCCAATTGGTTTGACTGGATTGCACCAATCCAAGAAGAACTGTTTTTACTGACGGCGTTAATCTTGTGTAGTGTTGCTATGCTAGCCACGCGCGGCGTAACAAATAGCGATGCACAAATCTGGGTGGCTATGCTGAGCTTGCAAGCGTTACCTTACTTAAGTGCGGTTGCCTGCCAAATCATCAGTAAAAGAGAAAATGGTTAA
- a CDS encoding putative beta (1-6) glucan synthase, with amino-acid sequence MQIPSVKALSTKLLWRFSIFNIALLLGLILWLWQASQAVNVVQPQLPSDGKLQCVSYSPYYHPGQTPLNPNSFIQPAQIDRDLAALSKQFNCVRIYSVSQGLSYVPEAAAKLGMQVYLGAWIGWVAANNDKELDLAISIANKYPKTVKALIVGNEVLLRGEQSEAAMQTYLQKAQHATKVPVTYADVWEFWRKHPSLEAHVDFVTVHILPYWEDDPQAITEAGQHVVTVMSLLADTFKKPILIGETGWPSVGRQRQGSEPSLINQASYLRGFLQLAHEHAWQYNLIEAIDQPWKRDLEGTVGGYWGIFDTELTPKFTFTGDIQPRHDATQIALSGALGLVLFMGLAFLFKTRAASVKLGLCAAGAVFGISAWLQFQYLASACRNMTEWLALGGLALLGWMLMIGLIWRICQPSKHHARLLKTGVLILAAAAVSATVLLIVDGRYRDFPISLYALPILLFSFSTGFLDIDVRPPRWLGYALSAVLIPAALYCVYLETENISAYYWLGLCGLMVATLWPASRRPQPQTSSLL; translated from the coding sequence ATGCAAATCCCCTCAGTTAAGGCATTATCTACCAAGTTACTTTGGCGTTTCAGTATCTTCAATATTGCTTTGCTATTGGGGTTGATTCTCTGGCTTTGGCAGGCAAGCCAAGCTGTCAATGTGGTACAGCCACAATTGCCTAGTGATGGTAAATTGCAGTGCGTTTCTTATTCTCCGTATTATCATCCGGGGCAAACCCCGTTAAATCCGAATAGTTTTATCCAACCGGCACAGATTGATCGCGATTTGGCTGCGCTTTCCAAGCAATTTAACTGTGTGCGCATTTATTCGGTATCTCAAGGTCTGAGTTACGTACCGGAGGCTGCTGCTAAATTGGGGATGCAGGTTTACCTGGGTGCTTGGATAGGCTGGGTTGCCGCAAATAACGATAAAGAGCTTGATTTAGCGATTAGCATTGCAAACAAGTATCCGAAAACGGTGAAAGCGCTGATAGTCGGCAATGAGGTATTGTTGCGTGGTGAGCAGTCAGAGGCTGCGATGCAGACGTATTTGCAAAAAGCACAACACGCAACAAAGGTGCCGGTGACTTACGCCGATGTTTGGGAGTTTTGGCGTAAGCACCCCTCGCTGGAAGCTCATGTGGATTTTGTAACCGTGCATATTCTGCCATATTGGGAAGATGATCCGCAGGCCATCACAGAGGCAGGGCAGCATGTGGTGACGGTGATGAGTCTACTAGCCGATACCTTTAAAAAACCTATTTTAATTGGTGAAACCGGCTGGCCTTCCGTGGGCAGGCAGCGTCAAGGTTCGGAGCCTAGTTTAATTAATCAGGCGAGTTATTTACGTGGCTTCTTACAGCTTGCGCATGAGCACGCTTGGCAATATAACTTGATTGAAGCGATTGATCAGCCATGGAAGCGTGATCTGGAAGGTACGGTAGGCGGGTATTGGGGCATTTTTGATACTGAGCTGACTCCTAAATTTACGTTCACTGGTGATATACAGCCTCGCCATGATGCCACTCAGATTGCATTATCCGGTGCACTGGGCTTGGTTTTATTTATGGGCTTGGCCTTCTTGTTTAAAACGCGTGCAGCTTCTGTCAAACTAGGTTTGTGCGCAGCTGGTGCCGTGTTTGGCATATCAGCTTGGCTGCAGTTTCAATACTTAGCCAGTGCTTGCCGCAATATGACAGAGTGGTTAGCTTTGGGTGGTTTAGCTTTGCTTGGCTGGATGCTAATGATTGGCTTGATATGGCGCATCTGCCAACCAAGCAAACACCATGCACGGCTGTTGAAAACCGGCGTGCTGATACTTGCGGCCGCGGCAGTGAGCGCAACTGTATTATTAATTGTTGATGGTAGATACCGCGACTTCCCCATTAGCTTATATGCGTTACCAATCTTACTGTTCTCATTTTCTACAGGTTTTCTAGACATAGACGTTAGGCCACCTCGATGGTTGGGCTATGCATTGAGCGCAGTGTTAATACCCGCCGCGTTGTACTGCGTTTACTTGGAAACAGAAAATATATCTGCTTATTATTGGCTTGGACTGTGTGGCTTAATGGTGGCTACACTATGGCCAGCGTCACGTAGACCACAACCTCAAACCTCTTCATTACTTTGA
- a CDS encoding ChbG/HpnK family deacetylase codes for MKLIICADDFAQSPEIDAAIVRLIENGRLTAASCMVNSPYWTSSAKLLTADIRDKAHIGLHLDFTLFGYRYPHAVLTVLSLLRCLPKAAIKNSIEHQLNQFEVALGTQPDYVDGHQHVHQLPQIREVLLAVLKRRYHHQLPWIRIAKPNDESGFKGRIIKMLGASALEREAKQLGFKYSSALLGVYNFSGDMHDYKTRLMDWAKQAKKSVGTSVLMCHPAMEGANGHINDPIYPARLNEFKVLNSDAFGTIFNEVSLVREP; via the coding sequence ATGAAGCTGATTATTTGTGCTGACGATTTTGCGCAAAGCCCGGAAATCGATGCGGCTATTGTGCGCTTGATAGAAAATGGCAGGCTGACTGCAGCCTCCTGTATGGTGAATAGTCCATACTGGACTTCGTCTGCCAAACTGCTGACTGCCGACATCCGGGACAAGGCGCACATAGGCTTGCATCTTGATTTTACCTTGTTTGGCTACCGCTATCCGCACGCGGTATTGACTGTGTTGAGTCTGCTGCGTTGCCTGCCTAAGGCTGCGATTAAAAATAGCATTGAGCATCAGTTAAATCAATTTGAAGTCGCGTTAGGTACACAGCCAGACTATGTGGATGGGCATCAACATGTGCATCAACTGCCACAAATTCGCGAAGTGTTATTGGCGGTATTAAAGCGGCGTTATCATCATCAGTTGCCTTGGATACGCATTGCCAAGCCTAATGATGAAAGTGGCTTTAAAGGACGCATCATTAAAATGCTTGGTGCTAGTGCACTGGAGCGCGAAGCTAAGCAGTTAGGGTTCAAGTATAGCAGTGCGTTATTGGGTGTTTATAACTTCAGCGGAGATATGCACGACTATAAAACGCGTTTAATGGATTGGGCAAAGCAGGCCAAGAAAAGTGTTGGTACCTCTGTGCTGATGTGCCACCCAGCCATGGAAGGGGCAAATGGGCACATCAATGACCCGATTTACCCGGCAAGGCTGAATGAGTTTAAGGTGCTGAATAGTGATGCTTTTGGCACAATCTTTAATGAAGTGAGTCTTGTGCGTGAGCCTTAG
- a CDS encoding GtrA family protein — protein sequence MMQKHRHSISWFAVVGALAAGVHYVVAVGLEYSHMLTAIYANTAGFLFAFPVSYFGHRKLSFSGHSSTHAHAFPRFFAVAVSGFLANQFLVINAIYFTAIPFWLVLGVVMVIVAVSTYFLSRFWAFKGKPS from the coding sequence ATGATGCAAAAACATCGACATTCAATTTCTTGGTTTGCAGTGGTAGGCGCATTGGCCGCTGGCGTACATTATGTAGTTGCCGTGGGCTTAGAGTATAGCCATATGCTTACTGCAATCTATGCCAATACCGCCGGTTTTTTGTTTGCCTTTCCTGTGAGTTATTTTGGGCACCGTAAATTAAGCTTTTCTGGGCACTCATCTACGCATGCGCATGCTTTCCCACGCTTTTTTGCTGTTGCCGTTTCCGGCTTTTTAGCCAATCAGTTTTTAGTGATTAACGCGATTTATTTCACAGCTATTCCATTTTGGCTGGTATTGGGTGTGGTGATGGTGATTGTTGCAGTTTCCACTTATTTTTTAAGCCGTTTCTGGGCGTTTAAAGGCAAGCCGTCATGA
- a CDS encoding glycosyltransferase family 2 protein, whose protein sequence is MNKNIFPRVDAEAHISIIVPAFNEEAAIVSTIHTIVDRVKQLSANWEIIVIDDGSRDQTANIVRSLPESLQTTLVRFSRNFGKEYAITAGLEYATGNVVICMDADGQHSSELLVEMLAKWRAGYDMVYAYRQDRDVESRFKRWGSRIFYRAISLGGQIHIPRDAGDFRLMDRQVVNALLSLPERNRFMKGIYAWVGYHSIGIPYIPLPRSHGESAFSKLKLIQLAWTGVTSFSVMPLRLASAVGALLALLSFTYGMYVVVDHMFFDKSVPGWPTIIASMMFFAGVQLLFIGILGEYLSRIYDEVKGRPPYIVAEVLKPKAIATQQ, encoded by the coding sequence ATGAATAAAAACATTTTTCCACGCGTAGATGCTGAAGCGCACATTAGCATCATCGTCCCAGCCTTTAATGAAGAGGCTGCGATTGTTAGCACGATTCACACCATCGTAGATCGTGTTAAACAGCTGAGTGCAAATTGGGAAATCATCGTGATTGATGATGGTAGTCGTGATCAAACCGCGAATATCGTACGTAGTCTGCCTGAAAGTTTACAAACAACCTTGGTGCGCTTTTCGCGCAATTTTGGCAAGGAATATGCCATTACTGCGGGTTTGGAGTATGCAACAGGTAATGTGGTGATCTGCATGGATGCAGATGGCCAGCACTCATCTGAACTCTTGGTTGAGATGTTAGCGAAGTGGCGTGCAGGTTACGATATGGTCTATGCCTACAGGCAAGATCGTGACGTAGAGTCTCGGTTTAAGCGTTGGGGTTCACGTATTTTTTACCGCGCAATTAGCTTAGGTGGTCAGATTCATATTCCGCGCGACGCGGGAGATTTTCGCTTAATGGATAGGCAAGTGGTCAATGCATTGCTTTCATTGCCTGAGCGTAATCGCTTTATGAAAGGTATCTATGCATGGGTGGGCTACCACTCTATTGGTATTCCGTACATTCCATTACCTCGCTCTCATGGAGAAAGTGCGTTTTCAAAGTTAAAGCTGATTCAGTTGGCTTGGACTGGGGTGACTAGTTTTTCTGTCATGCCATTGCGTTTAGCTAGTGCGGTAGGGGCCTTGCTTGCGCTATTGTCGTTTACCTATGGCATGTATGTCGTGGTCGATCATATGTTTTTTGATAAGTCGGTGCCTGGTTGGCCAACGATTATTGCCAGCATGATGTTCTTTGCAGGGGTGCAGTTATTATTTATTGGCATCTTGGGTGAATATTTATCTCGTATTTACGATGAAGTGAAAGGGCGCCCGCCTTACATCGTGGCGGAAGTGCTCAAACCGAAAGCTATCGCAACGCAGCAATGA
- a CDS encoding ArnT family glycosyltransferase has product MTSTVFQRLSLALFSFLAVFIVVTFKQYGISNDEQVQHVYGQLLLKFYSTGFVDHAAFTYKNLYLYGGLFDLIAAILEKLLPLWVWDIRHLLSALFGLAGIVAVQKITHTLAGARAAFFATFLLAITGAWTGAMFTHTKDVSFAACMVWALYYTLLISKQLPRIPLALSLKLGVAVGLALGLRIGGAFAVIYLLLMVFIAGFLTVGNYKQKLAFYWQSFVGLVPAGAVAFGLMAIFWPWSVMGFGHILIAAKSFSHFAFDMNTIVNGKFINIGDVPRTYLFQYLSIRLPEVFLLGLLSLLVVLGAKLKQASCLKFCQLPEITVSIALLTPLLFVLWDRPALYNGVRHFTFVIPTLAIVAGIGLSKMLDVLVDCKKWRLGFAAVCLLLSAKAICTLYALHPYQYLYYNHFAGVDFKHAQHNWEGDYWSSSLIDATKMLEQYVDAEEVKSQKKNATPYSVAVCAEAFQGQAYLDKRFNITEDWVTADFFMSSTNMNCDKVLQGEVIGVVERLGAPLAVVKDRRTLIGDARIPRAAPRD; this is encoded by the coding sequence ATGACATCAACAGTATTTCAACGACTATCCCTGGCGCTATTTTCATTTCTTGCTGTTTTTATTGTGGTGACATTTAAACAGTATGGTATTAGCAATGACGAACAAGTGCAGCACGTTTATGGCCAATTGTTGCTTAAGTTTTACAGCACAGGTTTCGTTGACCACGCAGCATTTACTTATAAAAACCTTTACCTCTACGGCGGTTTGTTTGATTTAATCGCCGCCATTCTTGAAAAGCTTTTGCCGCTGTGGGTGTGGGATATCCGCCATTTACTTTCCGCATTATTTGGCTTAGCGGGCATTGTTGCCGTGCAAAAAATTACCCATACGCTTGCAGGTGCGCGAGCTGCTTTTTTCGCTACCTTTTTGCTTGCTATCACAGGAGCATGGACTGGTGCCATGTTTACGCATACCAAGGATGTGTCTTTTGCTGCTTGTATGGTTTGGGCGCTATATTACACATTGCTAATTTCTAAACAGCTACCGCGTATTCCGTTAGCGTTGAGCCTGAAACTGGGTGTGGCAGTGGGTCTGGCTTTAGGTTTAAGAATAGGCGGTGCATTTGCCGTTATCTATTTGCTTTTAATGGTGTTCATCGCAGGCTTTCTTACCGTAGGTAACTACAAACAAAAACTTGCATTTTACTGGCAGAGCTTTGTTGGTCTTGTGCCGGCAGGCGCTGTCGCCTTTGGCTTAATGGCTATTTTCTGGCCTTGGTCAGTGATGGGCTTTGGTCATATTCTGATTGCTGCAAAGTCGTTCTCACACTTTGCTTTTGATATGAACACCATTGTGAATGGCAAGTTTATTAACATCGGTGATGTGCCACGCACTTACCTGTTTCAATACCTTAGTATCCGCTTGCCAGAAGTTTTCTTACTGGGCTTACTCAGTCTACTTGTGGTATTGGGGGCGAAGCTAAAGCAAGCATCGTGTCTGAAGTTTTGTCAGTTGCCCGAGATTACGGTTAGCATTGCTTTGCTCACGCCTTTGTTATTTGTGCTTTGGGATCGCCCAGCACTCTATAATGGTGTGCGACATTTTACTTTTGTGATTCCAACCTTAGCGATTGTTGCAGGTATTGGTTTATCCAAAATGTTGGATGTTCTAGTTGATTGTAAGAAGTGGCGTTTAGGTTTTGCGGCTGTATGCTTGCTATTAAGTGCGAAAGCGATATGTACGCTTTACGCGTTGCATCCGTATCAATATCTATACTACAACCATTTTGCCGGCGTCGATTTTAAGCATGCTCAGCATAATTGGGAGGGAGACTATTGGTCTAGTAGCCTGATTGATGCGACAAAAATGCTAGAACAATACGTGGATGCTGAAGAAGTGAAGTCACAAAAGAAAAATGCCACCCCCTATTCAGTAGCAGTGTGTGCTGAGGCTTTTCAGGGGCAGGCATATTTGGATAAGCGTTTTAATATCACTGAAGATTGGGTGACTGCAGACTTCTTTATGTCTAGTACCAATATGAATTGCGATAAAGTGTTACAAGGTGAGGTGATTGGTGTAGTGGAACGTTTGGGTGCACCGCTTGCCGTAGTTAAAGATCGTAGAACATTAATAGGCGATGCGCGGATTCCGCGTGCCGCACCACGGGATTAG
- a CDS encoding DUF2490 domain-containing protein: MKFIIYIVLLAMSSRVYAEIERDDRIWLTYQADYSLSPQLKAMIQIQPYWRNEGSHRDQVTIRPGLYYQITDRAFVGGGYAYNLGFNNNNQHTHEQRLWEDIGLTLFESNTYKVQERSRFEHRQFEHQGEISTGLRQLLKVSVLLSPTYTAIISDEAYFNLNKTAQVQSGFDQNRLFLGVGRKILNATNLEVGYLNQYVAISSPDRMNHVLAINISQSF, encoded by the coding sequence ATGAAGTTTATCATTTATATTGTATTGTTAGCCATGTCCAGCCGTGTATATGCGGAGATAGAACGGGATGACCGTATATGGCTCACATACCAAGCTGATTACAGCTTATCACCTCAACTCAAAGCCATGATTCAAATCCAGCCCTATTGGCGGAACGAAGGCAGCCATCGAGACCAAGTGACCATTAGACCAGGACTGTATTATCAAATCACCGACCGTGCTTTTGTCGGGGGTGGTTATGCGTACAACCTTGGTTTTAATAACAACAATCAACATACCCATGAACAACGCTTATGGGAGGATATTGGTTTAACGTTATTTGAAAGTAACACGTATAAAGTTCAGGAACGCAGCCGTTTCGAGCATAGGCAATTTGAACATCAAGGTGAAATATCAACCGGCTTGAGGCAATTGCTTAAAGTCAGCGTTCTATTATCACCGACCTACACTGCTATTATTTCTGATGAAGCCTATTTCAATCTAAATAAAACTGCTCAGGTGCAATCTGGTTTTGACCAAAATAGGTTATTCCTAGGCGTAGGCAGAAAAATTCTGAATGCAACTAATTTAGAAGTCGGCTATTTAAACCAGTACGTAGCAATTAGCTCACCTGATAGAATGAATCATGTGCTTGCTATCAATATCAGCCAGTCTTTTTGA
- a CDS encoding peroxiredoxin, whose amino-acid sequence MLIKTLFYAAVILVAFIGYRHYSIKQPSLTIGENAPEFALKDTKGTQHTLSDYKGKYVVLYFYPKDDTPGCTKEACSFRDDLSKLEHLNAKVIGVSVDTESSHQQFAEKYHLPFTLLADTDGNVANAYHALTNLIFIKIAKRYTFLIGPDSKVIKIYDNVNVSNHSQQIIDDLTNIQAN is encoded by the coding sequence ATGTTAATTAAGACTCTATTCTACGCAGCGGTTATATTGGTTGCGTTTATCGGCTATCGTCATTACTCAATCAAGCAACCAAGTTTAACTATTGGTGAAAATGCACCTGAGTTTGCATTGAAAGATACAAAAGGAACTCAGCATACATTATCAGACTATAAGGGAAAGTATGTTGTGCTTTACTTCTACCCTAAAGACGACACGCCAGGCTGCACGAAAGAAGCTTGCAGCTTTAGGGATGATTTATCTAAATTAGAGCACTTGAATGCCAAAGTGATTGGCGTTAGCGTAGATACAGAATCATCTCATCAGCAATTCGCAGAAAAATATCACCTGCCTTTCACCTTGCTGGCGGATACAGATGGCAACGTTGCAAACGCATACCACGCGCTCACTAATTTAATCTTTATTAAAATTGCAAAACGTTATACATTTTTAATCGGCCCAGATTCAAAAGTGATTAAGATTTATGACAATGTGAATGTTTCTAACCACTCTCAGCAAATTATCGATGACTTAACCAACATTCAAGCTAACTAA
- the cheZ gene encoding protein phosphatase CheZ, which yields MTSEATPQQASNVESALGLSSSDEILNRVGHVTRTLHDSLSGLGLDKILEQVAQDIPDARDRLAYVARMTEQAAERVLNATDVAIPLQEELAAGATALEQRWQDVMREPSLKSEYNLAATETLTYLKMAGKNTADTKALLMDIMMAQDFQDLTGQVIKKITGLAQDLEQQLVQLLIDFSPAIPKKDTEANKADVVNTHSSLLNGPQIDPDAVDVVASQEQVDDLLDSLGF from the coding sequence ATGACTAGCGAAGCTACACCACAACAAGCTTCAAATGTAGAGTCTGCATTGGGGCTATCGTCAAGTGACGAGATTCTTAACCGTGTAGGCCACGTAACAAGAACATTGCACGATAGTTTAAGTGGTTTAGGTTTAGATAAAATATTAGAGCAAGTTGCGCAAGATATCCCAGATGCGCGTGATCGCTTGGCTTATGTTGCACGTATGACGGAACAGGCAGCAGAGCGTGTTTTAAATGCAACTGACGTAGCGATTCCGCTACAAGAGGAGCTTGCCGCTGGCGCAACAGCGCTAGAGCAGCGATGGCAAGACGTGATGCGTGAGCCTTCGCTAAAGAGTGAGTACAATTTAGCAGCTACCGAAACGCTTACTTATTTGAAAATGGCAGGTAAGAACACCGCGGACACCAAAGCGCTATTGATGGATATCATGATGGCGCAGGATTTTCAGGATTTAACTGGGCAAGTAATTAAAAAAATCACTGGGCTAGCACAAGATCTAGAGCAGCAGTTGGTACAGTTGTTGATAGACTTCTCGCCAGCAATTCCTAAAAAAGACACTGAAGCAAATAAGGCGGATGTTGTGAATACCCACTCAAGTCTTCTGAATGGTCCGCAAATTGACCCTGATGCAGTGGATGTTGTGGCCAGCCAAGAGCAGGTAGACGACTTGCTAGATAGCTTGGGTTTTTAA